A genomic segment from Luteolibacter ambystomatis encodes:
- a CDS encoding M16 family metallopeptidase, with amino-acid sequence MQSPPRGHHVPTHAKFDSARHGCGPRRLGHLLPGQLEDRRAPGSGGSERGGPGGSRDETGQSRQARGRSPGPAPAPTSKAQPWPQESSDIKADPKAVFGNLPNGFRYLIYPNGEPAKRVSLRLHVATGSLMEADDQQGLAHFLEHMVFNGSTHFKPDELVKTMQRLGLGFGGDANAFTSFDQTVYMLDLPSLSEEEQEFGFKALRDFADGASLLDNEIQDERGVILSEKTSRDSVESRLQEKQFAQLLPGSLIANRFPIGKEDVISKAPRERFADYYSRYYVPSRMTFIVVGDVDPAEVQVRIEKAFGSMKNPENPGKNPDLGPVKSPEGLETAVFTDKEVKATDLSLVSVRPYTVEKDTTTTRLKHLPLDVAHSMISRRFERFAKKEGSPILSGSASRDTIFNHAELGGISVTVADSKWQEAVPVLEQEFRRAIEHGFTEAELAEAKANLLNAYEQAVKAKPTRKSDDIATEIAQSMPQEDVFSTPETDLEIARKGLDALTLEACHKSLKDFWGDTGLHLILTTREAQEETKNDLAAAYQESRGKPVAAPVGSKVAAFAYASFGPAGKVTTTKQVQDLGITQLVLSNNVRVNLKKTDFEKNSIRLMARIGSGQLTQPAEKPGLAIVANALFAGGGLGKHSVDDLEQILAGRNVGASIGIGEDAFTLAGRTTPEDLALELQLACATLSDPGYRDEALRQFRKALPMIEQQLKHSAAGPQAELESWLRGGDPRFTMPSVQKLGSYGIEDVKKWVTPDLDKGYLELSIVGDFEEDTLIPAILNTFGALPKRAAVKPPVDNLRKVKFPNAPALKNYTFDSKIPSATALALWRTDGVRGNTAEVRRLNILADIYGDRLREEIREKLGASYSPNAGASGSDALDKFGYIIGEASAKPEDVERLGTVMRDLADKFAQGGATDDELDRAKKPVLASLEKTSRDNSYWLGTVLAQSQEDPKRLDLARQRDSDYRSITLKEINTLAKKYLGAANAINVGIKPVE; translated from the coding sequence TTGCAATCCCCACCCCGGGGCCACCACGTTCCCACTCATGCAAAGTTTGACTCCGCTCGCCATGGTTGCGGTCCTCGGAGGCTCGGCCATCTACTTCCAGGCCAGCTCGAAGACCGCCGCGCCCCCGGCTCCGGCGGCTCCGAAAGAGGAGGCCCCGGCGGCTCCCGTGACGAAACCGGCCAATCCCGCCAAGCCCGCGGCCGAAGCCCCGGCCCCGCTCCCGCCCCGACCTCGAAGGCCCAGCCGTGGCCGCAGGAATCCTCCGACATCAAGGCCGATCCGAAGGCGGTCTTCGGCAACCTGCCGAACGGTTTCCGCTACCTGATCTATCCGAACGGCGAACCGGCGAAACGGGTGTCACTGCGCCTGCACGTCGCCACCGGCTCGCTGATGGAGGCGGATGACCAGCAGGGTCTCGCCCACTTCCTGGAGCACATGGTTTTCAACGGCTCCACCCACTTCAAGCCGGACGAACTGGTGAAGACCATGCAGCGCCTCGGCCTCGGCTTCGGCGGGGATGCGAATGCCTTCACATCCTTCGACCAGACCGTCTATATGCTCGACCTGCCGAGCCTGAGCGAGGAGGAGCAGGAGTTCGGCTTCAAGGCTCTCCGTGATTTCGCCGATGGCGCCTCGCTGCTCGACAATGAGATCCAGGACGAACGCGGCGTGATTCTCTCGGAGAAAACCAGCCGGGACTCGGTGGAGTCCCGCCTTCAGGAGAAGCAGTTCGCCCAGCTTCTGCCCGGATCGCTCATCGCGAACCGCTTCCCCATCGGCAAGGAGGACGTGATCTCGAAGGCTCCGCGCGAGCGTTTCGCCGACTACTACAGCCGCTACTATGTGCCCTCCCGCATGACGTTCATCGTGGTGGGCGATGTCGATCCGGCGGAGGTACAGGTGCGGATCGAGAAGGCCTTCGGTTCGATGAAGAACCCGGAGAACCCCGGCAAGAACCCGGATCTCGGGCCGGTGAAGTCGCCCGAGGGATTGGAGACCGCGGTATTCACCGACAAGGAGGTGAAAGCCACCGATCTCTCGCTGGTATCGGTGCGACCCTATACCGTGGAAAAGGATACGACCACAACCCGTCTCAAGCATCTGCCTCTGGATGTGGCGCACTCGATGATCTCCCGCCGCTTCGAGCGCTTTGCGAAAAAGGAAGGCTCGCCGATTCTCAGCGGCTCCGCCTCGCGGGACACGATTTTCAATCACGCCGAACTCGGTGGCATCAGCGTGACGGTGGCCGATTCCAAATGGCAGGAAGCCGTTCCCGTGCTGGAGCAGGAGTTTCGCCGCGCCATCGAACACGGGTTCACCGAAGCGGAACTCGCCGAGGCCAAGGCGAACCTTCTCAACGCCTACGAGCAGGCGGTGAAGGCCAAGCCGACCCGCAAGTCCGATGACATCGCCACGGAAATCGCGCAGTCGATGCCGCAGGAGGACGTCTTCTCGACTCCCGAGACGGATCTGGAAATCGCCCGCAAGGGCCTCGATGCCCTGACGCTGGAAGCCTGCCACAAGTCTCTCAAGGACTTCTGGGGTGACACCGGCCTGCACCTGATCCTCACAACCAGGGAAGCGCAGGAGGAAACGAAGAACGATCTCGCCGCCGCCTATCAGGAATCCCGTGGCAAGCCGGTGGCGGCGCCCGTCGGCTCGAAGGTTGCCGCCTTCGCCTATGCCAGCTTCGGCCCGGCCGGAAAGGTGACGACCACCAAACAGGTGCAGGACCTCGGCATCACCCAGCTCGTGCTGTCCAACAACGTGCGGGTGAACCTGAAGAAGACGGACTTCGAGAAGAACAGCATCCGCCTGATGGCGCGCATCGGCTCCGGGCAGCTCACGCAGCCGGCGGAGAAGCCGGGCCTGGCCATCGTGGCAAACGCGCTTTTCGCCGGAGGCGGCCTCGGCAAGCATTCGGTGGACGATCTGGAACAGATCCTCGCCGGACGCAATGTCGGTGCCTCGATCGGGATCGGCGAAGATGCCTTCACGCTCGCCGGACGCACCACGCCGGAGGATCTGGCGCTGGAACTCCAGCTCGCCTGTGCCACGCTCTCCGATCCCGGCTACCGCGATGAAGCGCTGCGCCAGTTCCGCAAGGCGCTGCCGATGATCGAACAGCAACTCAAGCATTCCGCCGCCGGTCCGCAGGCCGAATTGGAATCGTGGCTCCGTGGTGGCGATCCGCGCTTTACCATGCCATCGGTCCAGAAACTCGGCTCGTATGGCATCGAGGACGTGAAGAAATGGGTCACTCCCGATCTCGACAAGGGCTATCTCGAACTGAGCATCGTCGGTGACTTCGAGGAAGACACGCTCATCCCCGCGATCCTCAACACCTTCGGCGCGCTGCCGAAACGCGCCGCCGTGAAACCGCCGGTGGACAACCTGCGCAAAGTGAAGTTCCCCAATGCCCCGGCGCTGAAGAACTACACCTTCGACAGCAAGATCCCCTCCGCCACCGCGCTGGCGCTTTGGCGTACCGATGGCGTCCGCGGCAATACCGCGGAAGTCCGCCGCCTGAACATCCTCGCGGACATCTACGGCGACCGCCTGCGCGAGGAGATCCGTGAGAAACTCGGAGCCTCCTACAGCCCGAATGCCGGAGCCTCCGGTTCGGACGCGTTGGACAAGTTCGGCTACATCATCGGCGAAGCCTCCGCGAAGCCGGAAGACGTCGAGCGCCTCGGCACCGTGATGCGCGATCTCGCCGACAAGTTCGCCCAGGGCGGCGCGACCGATGACGAACTGGACCGCGCCAAGAAGCCGGTGCTCGCTTCGCTGGAAAAGACCAGCCGCGACAACAGCTACTGGCTCGGCACCGTGCTCGCCCAATCACAGGAAGATCCGAAGCGCCTCGATCTCGCCCGCCAACGCGACAGCGACTATCGCTCGATCACGCTCAAGGAGATCAACACGCTGGCAAAGAAATACCTCGGCGCGGCGAATGCCATCAACGTGGGCATCAAGCCGGTCGAATAA
- a CDS encoding M16 family metallopeptidase encodes MQRIHPIALAAILGASATSFVPHVHAETQAPAKAPATAVKPKPWPQDGSDIPADSKAVFGTLPNGLRYMIYPNSEPPKRVSLRMHIATGSLMEADDQQGIAHFLEHMVFNGSKHYKPDELIPVMQRLGIGFGAHVNAFTSFDQTVYMLDLPDLSEGVLDLGFNVMRDFGDGALLLDKEIDNERGVIISEKVSRDSVRQRLQEKQFATLLPGSLIANRFPIGKEDVISKAPRERFTDYYSRYYIPSRMTFIVVGDVDPVVMKERIEQSFSSMKNPENPGKNPDLGPVKSPSGLEAAVFTDKEVATTEVSLVAVRPYEKKPDTTANRIKDMPLAMANAMIGRRFDRLSKKENSPILGGGAGKDDLFNHAELGSIEVTVTDTRWKEAVPVLEQEFRRALEHGFNDAELAEAKANLINAYEQAVKTKSTRKSEALASAIARSIPDEEVFSSPETDLEIASKGLDSLTVAACHAALKEFWKDQGLHLILTTKEAPDNARDELVSLYKESNAKKVEAPEANKAVPFGYTEFGTPGTVVSEKKVEDLGITQLVLSNNVRVNLKRTTFDKDKIQLLARIGSGQLSQPKDKPGLGMLAKALLGGGGLGKHSVDDLEQILAGRNVGASIGIGEDSFALSGGATPEDLELELQLACATLTDPGYREEALWQFRKALPTIEQQLKHSPSGPQAEMQGWLHGGDARYTMPPIATLAGYTIDDVKNWITPDLKKGYLELSVVGDFDESAIVPLLLKTFGALPERAATKPAMEDQRKVDVPDAPVTKTFTFDSKIPTAVSITLWPTDGPRGHVKEARRLNILADIYGDRLREEIREKLGASYSPGAKSSGSDALIDYGFLMGNATAKPEDVERLNGVMRDLADKLAKEGATADELDRAKKPVLASLEKTNRDNSYWLGTVLSQSQEDPTKIGSARERDKDYAAVTLEEINALAKKYLGADKAISVGIKPAAAE; translated from the coding sequence ATGCAACGCATCCACCCGATCGCCCTGGCCGCGATCCTCGGCGCATCCGCCACCAGCTTCGTCCCGCACGTCCATGCCGAAACCCAGGCACCGGCCAAGGCTCCCGCCACTGCGGTCAAGCCGAAGCCGTGGCCGCAGGATGGCTCGGACATCCCGGCGGATTCCAAGGCGGTCTTCGGCACCCTGCCGAACGGACTGCGCTACATGATCTATCCGAACAGCGAGCCACCGAAGCGCGTGTCGCTGCGGATGCACATCGCCACCGGTTCGCTGATGGAGGCGGATGACCAGCAGGGTATCGCCCATTTCCTGGAGCACATGGTCTTCAACGGCTCGAAGCACTACAAGCCGGACGAACTCATCCCGGTCATGCAGCGCCTCGGCATCGGCTTCGGCGCGCATGTGAATGCCTTCACCTCGTTCGACCAGACCGTTTACATGCTCGACCTGCCGGATCTGTCCGAAGGCGTGCTCGATCTCGGCTTCAATGTGATGCGTGACTTTGGCGATGGCGCGCTGCTGTTGGACAAGGAGATCGACAACGAGCGCGGCGTGATCATCTCGGAAAAGGTCAGCCGCGACAGCGTGCGCCAGCGTCTCCAGGAGAAACAGTTCGCCACGCTGCTGCCCGGCTCGCTCATCGCAAACCGCTTCCCCATCGGCAAGGAGGACGTCATCTCGAAGGCTCCGCGCGAGCGCTTCACCGACTACTACAGCCGCTACTACATCCCCTCCCGCATGACCTTCATTGTGGTGGGTGATGTCGATCCGGTGGTGATGAAGGAGCGCATCGAGCAGTCCTTCAGCTCAATGAAGAACCCGGAGAACCCCGGCAAGAACCCGGATCTCGGTCCGGTAAAGTCGCCCTCCGGTCTGGAAGCCGCAGTGTTCACCGACAAGGAAGTCGCGACCACCGAAGTCTCGCTGGTCGCCGTGCGTCCGTATGAGAAGAAGCCGGACACCACCGCGAACCGCATCAAGGACATGCCGCTGGCGATGGCCAATGCGATGATCGGCCGCCGCTTCGACCGCCTTTCGAAAAAGGAAAACTCGCCCATCCTCGGCGGTGGCGCGGGGAAGGATGATCTCTTCAACCACGCGGAACTCGGCAGCATCGAGGTCACGGTGACGGACACCCGCTGGAAGGAAGCGGTGCCGGTGCTGGAGCAGGAATTCCGCCGCGCGCTCGAGCATGGCTTCAATGATGCCGAGCTCGCCGAGGCCAAGGCGAATCTCATCAATGCCTACGAACAGGCGGTGAAGACGAAGTCCACCCGCAAGTCGGAAGCGCTCGCCTCCGCCATCGCACGTTCCATTCCGGATGAAGAGGTGTTCTCTTCCCCCGAAACGGATCTGGAGATCGCCAGCAAAGGTCTGGACAGCCTCACCGTCGCGGCCTGCCATGCGGCTCTCAAGGAGTTCTGGAAGGACCAGGGACTGCACCTGATCCTCACCACCAAGGAGGCCCCGGACAACGCCAGGGACGAACTCGTTTCGCTCTACAAGGAATCCAACGCCAAAAAGGTCGAAGCACCGGAGGCCAACAAGGCGGTGCCATTCGGCTACACCGAGTTCGGAACACCGGGTACGGTCGTTTCCGAGAAGAAGGTCGAGGATCTCGGCATCACCCAGCTCGTGCTTTCCAACAACGTGCGGGTGAACCTGAAGCGCACCACCTTCGACAAGGACAAGATCCAGTTGCTCGCACGTATCGGCTCCGGCCAGCTCAGCCAGCCGAAGGACAAGCCCGGTCTCGGCATGCTTGCGAAGGCGCTGCTCGGCGGCGGAGGTCTCGGCAAGCATTCGGTGGATGATCTGGAACAGATCCTCGCCGGTCGCAATGTCGGTGCCAGCATTGGCATCGGAGAGGACTCCTTCGCCCTTTCCGGCGGTGCCACTCCGGAGGACCTGGAACTGGAGCTCCAGCTCGCCTGCGCCACGCTCACCGATCCGGGCTATCGCGAGGAAGCGCTGTGGCAGTTCCGCAAGGCGTTGCCGACCATCGAGCAACAGCTCAAACACTCTCCGTCCGGTCCGCAGGCGGAAATGCAAGGTTGGCTGCATGGAGGAGATGCCCGCTACACCATGCCGCCGATCGCCACGCTTGCCGGATACACCATTGATGATGTGAAGAACTGGATCACGCCGGATCTCAAGAAAGGTTATCTGGAACTCAGCGTGGTGGGTGACTTCGATGAAAGCGCCATCGTCCCGCTGCTGCTGAAAACCTTCGGTGCGCTCCCGGAGCGCGCTGCCACCAAGCCGGCCATGGAAGACCAGCGCAAGGTGGACGTGCCGGACGCACCGGTGACGAAGACCTTCACCTTCGACAGCAAGATCCCGACCGCCGTCTCCATCACGCTGTGGCCCACCGATGGCCCGCGCGGCCACGTCAAGGAAGCCCGCCGCCTGAACATCCTCGCGGACATCTACGGCGATCGACTGCGCGAGGAAATCCGTGAGAAGCTCGGTGCCTCCTACAGCCCGGGTGCCAAGTCCAGCGGTTCCGATGCTCTGATCGACTATGGCTTCCTCATGGGCAATGCCACCGCGAAGCCGGAGGATGTCGAGCGGCTCAATGGCGTGATGCGCGATCTGGCCGACAAGCTCGCCAAGGAAGGCGCGACCGCGGACGAACTCGACCGC